Proteins from a genomic interval of Apteryx mantelli isolate bAptMan1 chromosome 5, bAptMan1.hap1, whole genome shotgun sequence:
- the NEK1 gene encoding serine/threonine-protein kinase Nek1, which produces MDKYIKVQKIGEGSFGKAILVKAKENGQQYVIKEINISKMSNKEREESRREVAVLANMKHPNIVLYRESFEENGCLYIVMDYCEGGDLFKKINAQKGILFSEDQILDWFVQICLALKHIHDRKILHRDIKSQNIFLTKDGTVQLGDFGIARVLNSTVELARTCIGTPYYLSPEICQNKPYNNKSDIWALGCVLYEMCTLKHAFEAGNMKNLVLKIISGSFPPVSMHYSYDLRNLLSQLFKMNPRDRPSVNSILEKNFIAKRVEKFLTPQLIAEEFSHKMFQRLGPHAAPAKRSAHGQSLASVAPAQKITKPAAKYRVPLMSKKTGDAPKKIHEKKPLIKCGQAFPTPVKKMNPEERRKMFEEAVRKKRLELPEKEKCQQDQMERVNRAREQGWRNVLGSGGSGEVKAPYYSGGGGFGPFPVPSRGQYEHYHAIFDQMQQQKENIKVAKEREAKWRAGVQGQEAVERGIPPGIRPGVPKGPAGHHHLPDADAIRKKMKRLKEVSKQANANRQKGWVAAEREKQVEEFWQRKREAMQNKARAEGHMGTLQNVADIYGGRPISARGRKSRNKEEEEYLARLRQIRLQNFNERQQIKAKLRGEKNEAGSSSDGQESSEEAELKRKKIEAQKAQANARAAVLKEQLERKRKEAYEREKKAWEEHLIEKGVKNPNVPFHMGAIGHSPVHGLQEHGASLSKPQLPPKPDTPVISMTSALKEVGVEENVALIQEAEEEIKKPDFAMQNKRDILRRLNQNLKAQEDEKGKKESKNISESVLSEGGKEQQEDNYPLLGDRKKWESGASELVVPLAQLSMEDTLSGTDRQILGEVIKLDIGEPHRKVWGKSPTDSVLKILGEAELQLQTELLEELDVTTDAADSIEGDYQSIIIKENNEEKAFPTVGAKSSVPVGVAESETSVPEDSQRAEPTQVQYKPVLLDEPDDLEAEMLEETEENKKHKTKEFPITVNDVWVKEKEDKVQCDRRNEVASEKLVLDKMQPQEEAPEGTCSNDSLQPESLFQRVIQPPVVPTASPVLSAQSSQEEPLVPHSRSISPAKIKGKSSLLTGLSTGLFDANNPKMLRTCSLPDLYKLYRTLVDVPSVADVQHQDDLEIDDMEDEQAKEGPSDSEDIMFGEADTDLQELRASMEQLLREQPSEEFSEEEESTLKASAIECIKNGMELDEEDENNPSSESALNEEWQSDNSDGEIASECEECDSVFSHLEELRYNLEQEIGFDKFIEVYDKIKAIHEDEDENIDACSTIVQTILGNEHKHLYAKILHLVMADGAYQEDNDE; this is translated from the exons ATCAAGAAGAGAAGTTGCTGTATTGGCTAACATGAAACATCCAAATATAGTCCTGTATAGGGAGTCATTTGAAG aaaatggCTGTCTCTACATTGTGATGGATTACTGTGAAGGAGGagacctgtttaaaaaaataaatgcccAGAAAGGAATCCTATTTTCTGAGGATCAG ATTCTGGACTGGTTTGTACAAATCTGTTTAGCACTAAAACATATACATGATAGAAAAATCTTGCATCGGGACATAAAGTCACAG AATATATTTTTGACCAAAGATGGGACAGTACAGCTGGGAGACTTTGGAATCGCCAGAGTTCTTAACAG TACTGTAGAACTGGCTCGCACTTGCATAGGAACGCCATACTATTTATCACCTGAAATATGTCAGAACAAACCTTACAACAACAAAAG TGATATCTGGGCCCTTGGTTGTGTTCTGTATGAGATGTGCACACTTAAACATGCG TTTGAAGCTGGTAACATGAAAAACTTGGTACTGAAGATCATCTCTggatcttttcctcctgtttctaTGCATTATTCCTATGACCTACGTAATCTGCTGTCacagttatttaaaatgaatCCTAGGGATAGACCATCAGTCAACTCCATATTGGAGAAAAACTTTATAGCCAAACGAGTTGAAAAATTTCTCACGCCACAG CTTATTGCAGAAGAATTCAGTCACAAAATGTTCCAAAGGTTGGGACCACATGCTGCACCAG CAAAAAGATCAGCTCATGGACAAAGCTTGGCTTCAGTTGCACCAGCTCAGAAAATTACCAAACCTGCTGCAAAATACAGAGTGCCTTTAATGAGCAAGAAAACTGGTGATGCACCTAAAAAGATTCATGAGAAGAAGCCATTGATTAAATGTGGACAG GCCTTTCCAACTCCAGTGAAGAAAATGAATccagaagaaaggaggaaaatgttTGAG GAAGCAGTAAGAAAGAAAAGGTTAGAATTGCCTGAGAAAGAAAAATGCCAGCAAGACCAG atgGAACGAGTAAACAGAGCCAGGGAACAAGGATGGAGGAATGTGCTTGGTTCAGGTGGAAGTGGTGAAGTTAAG GCACCATATTACAGTGGTGGAGGTGGTTTTGGTCCTTTTCCTGTGCCTTCCAGAGGACAGTATGAACACTATCATGCTATTTTTGATCAGATgcaacagcaaaaggaaaacattaaagTAGCCAAAGAGAGGGAAGCCAAATGGAGGGCAGGTGTACAAGGCCAAGAAGCTGTTGAAAG AGGAATTCCACCTGGAATACGTCCAGGAGTTCCTAAGGGGCCTGCAGGTCATCACCATTTACCTGATGCTGatgcaattagaaaaaaaatgaaaagattgaAGGAGGTGTCTAAACAAGCCAATGCAAACAG GCAAAAAGGATGGGTagctgcagaaagagaaaagcaagtcGAAGAATTCTGGCAACGGAAGAGAGAAGCCATGCAAAACAAAGCTCGAGCTGAGGGACACATG GGTACACTGCAAAACGTGGCAGATATCTATGGAGGCAGGCCCATTTCTGCAAGAGGAAGGAAATCCAGAAACAAGGAGGAAGAG GAATATTTGGCAAGATTAAGACAGATCCGGCTACAAAACTTTAATGAACGTCAACAGATTAAAGCAAAACTTCGTGGAGAAAAG AATGAAGCTGGCAGTTCTTCTGATGGACAAGAATCAAGCGAGGAAGCAGAACTGAAACGCAAAAAGATAGAAGCACAGAAG GCCCAAGCAAATGCTCGAGCTGCAGTTCTGAAGGAGCAATTGGAAcgaaagagaaaggaagcctatgaaagagagaaaaaagcttGGGAAGAACAT CTGATAGAGAAAGGAGTAAAGAATCCTAATGTGCCTTTTCACATGGGAGCCATAGGACACAGTCCTGTGCATGGCCTACAAGAGCATGGAGCATCTCTTTCTAAGCCACAGCTTCCACCGAAGCCTGATACACCAGTCATCTCCATGACTTCTGCTTTGAAGGAAGTGGGTGTG gaagaaaatgtagCTCTTATCCAGGAAGctgaagaggaaataaaaaagccAGATTTTGCGATGCAA AATAAGCGTGATATACTGAGAAGATTGAATCAAAATCTTAAAGCCCAAgaagatgagaaaggaaaaaaggagagtaAAAATATCTCTGAATCAGTTTTGTCTGAAGGTGGTAAGGAACAGCAAGAAGACAACTATCCACTTCTAGGAGATCGCAAAAAATGGGAATCGGGGGCATCTGAGTTGGTAGTTCCTCTAGCTCAGTTATCAATGGAAGACACTCTCTCTGGAACAGACC GACAAATTCTGGGGGAAGTAATTAAATTGGATATTGGTGAACCTCACAGGAAGGTCTGGGGCAAAAGCCCTACTGATTCAGTCCTGAAGATCTTAGGAGAAGCAGAGTTGCAGCTTCAGACTGAATTACTAGAGGAGCTAGATGTAACAACTG ATGCTGCAGACAGTATTGAAGGAGATTATCAGTCCATAATCATAAAAGAGAATAATGAAGAGAAAGCTTTTCCTACTGTGGGAGCCAAGTCTTCAGTACCAGTTGGTGTCGCTGAATCTGAAACATCTGTACCAGAAGATTCTCAAAGAGCTGAACCTACCCAGGTGCAGTACAAACCTGTTCTGCTGGACG AGCCTGATGATTTGGAAGCAGAGATGttggaagaaacagaagaaaataaaaagcacaaaaccAAGGAATTTCCCATCACTGTTAATGATGTGTGGGTAAAAGAGAAAGAGGATAA GGTACAATGTGACAGAAGAAATGAGGTGGCTTCTGAGAAGTTAGTCCTTGACAAGATGCAACCACAAGAGGAAGCTCCAGAAG GAACTTGTTCCAATGACTCTCTGCAACCCGAATCCTTATTCCAGAGGGTAATACAGCCCCCAGTTGTACCAACTGCCTCACCAGTTCTTTCAGCTCAGTCTTCACAGGAAGAACCCTTGGTACCTCATTCACGTTCCATATCGCCAGCAAAAATTAAAGGCAAAAGTTCTTTGTTGACGGGACTTTCTACAGGGCTGTTTGATGCAAACAACCCAaag ATGTTGAGAACATGCTCACTCCCAGATCTTTACAAATTGTACAGAACTCTAGTTGATGTTCCCAGTGTAGCAGATGTGCAGCATCAAGATGATCTTGAAATAGATGATATGGAAGATGAACAAGCCAAAGAAGGACCCTCTGATTCTGAGGATAT TATGTTTGGAGAGGCAGATACAGATTTGCAGGAGCTCCGGGCCTCAATGGAACAATTACTTAGGGAGCAGCCTAGTGAGGAattcagtgaagaggaggaatCTACTTTAAAAGCCAGTGCCATAGAATGCATAAAAAATGGTATGGAGCTGGATGAAGAAGATGAAAATAACCCCAGCAGTGAAAGTGCACTTAATGAAGAATGGCAGTCAG ATAATAGTGATGGAGAGATTGCCAGTGAATGTGAAGAATGTGATAGTGTCTTCAGCCATTTGGAAGAGCTGAGATATAACCTGGAGCAGGAAATAGGCTTTGATAAATTCATTGAAGTTTATGATAAAATAAAG GCTATACATGAAGATGAAGATGAAAATATTGATGCTTGTTCAACCATAGTTCAGACTATTCTGGGAAATGAACACAAACACCTGTATGCCAAAATACTTCACCTAGTAATGGCAGACGGAGCCTACCAGGAAG ATAATGATGAATAA